The window CTGAAAATCGCTTACGCCATTGCGCACTCTCCCCTGGTCAAAACCGCCTTCTATGCCTCGGATCCGAATCTGGGCCGCATTCTGGCCGCCATCGGTTACGCCGGTGTCGATGATCTGAATATATCCTCCCTGCGTCTGTGGCTTGACGACGTACTGGTCGCCAGCGGCGGTGGCCGTCATCCCGACTATCTTGAAGAAGACGGCCAGCGCGTCATGCAGCAGGCCGAGATTCTGGTGCGCGTTGCACTGGGGCGTGGCAATGTATCGGAAACGATATACAGTTGCGACTTCTCGCATGAGTACGTCAGCATCAACGCAGACTATCGTTCCTGATACCACTCCCGGGCCTGGGCAATCCAGCCAGGCCTGGCATGATCTGCACTGGCTGATAGATTCTCCGGATCTGCTGGCACCCGCTACAGACCTCCCACTGGCACGCTGGCCAGCGCTTGCTCAGCAAGAGATACACCAATGGCTGGCGCAGGAAGGCCATACGCCACAAACCCTGACCCACGACTTTCACACGCGCTTCCGCCGGCTTGGGCTTTATGCCGAAGCTCTGTTGCATGCAGCCCTGCAGCACGCCGACAGCATTGAACTGCTGGCACACCATTCACCTATCCACATCAATACCAATCGCGCTCGTTCCGCCACCAGACAGACCATTGGCGAGCTTGACTATATCTGGCGTGACCGCAGCAATCAGCAGGTGTGGCACTGGGAACTGGCTGTCAAATTTTATCTTTATGTGCCGCAGGCCCACGGACTCCTGGATGCGGACCGGTTCGTCGGCCTGCAGCAGCGCGATACGCTGGCGCGCAAGACCGCGAAAATGCGCGACCAGCAATTGCCGCTATCTGCGATGCCGGAGGTGACGCAGCAACTGGGCCTGCACGTAAATCACGTCGCCGCATACGTCAAAGGCTGGTTATTCTACCCAATACAAAGCGGGCGCTGTGACGATTACGTGCTGGCTGCAGCGCCGGCCCAGGCCATGCTCAATCCCCGGCACCTCAGGGGCTGGTGGCTCAGATATGCGGATTTTGTCACGCACCTGGAACAGGACACGGCCCCAGGCAAGCTGCGCTGGCGCGTTCTATCGCGCATGCAATGGTTATCGCCGCAACAGGCCGATGTCGCGCAAACGCTTGATGCGACGGCGCTGCTTGCCTATCTGCAATCATGGTTCTGCCCGAAGACGACAGCGCATGGCCCAGGGCCGGGCCTGCTCGTTGTCGCGTTGGCTCCCGTGGACAGCACCGTACCGGCCATTTCTCCAGATGCATCGGCAACAGACGTTGCAGAGCGAGCATCTGCTGCAGCGGCATCCGAGACCAGGCAGGCGCCGCCCGCCCCTTCCGGCCAGACCTACGCCGAGGTACACCGCGGCTTTGTGGTTCCCAATGCGTGGGTCGGGACGCTGCTGTAATTGCGTTCACGGTCAGCGTCTGGCGGCACAAATACCACATTTTTTTCGGCCATGCGCCCTTTCCTGTCGATTTTCCTGAAACAAGCGATTGATTCTTTTGACTTTTTATAGGTTTTCGCAGTAGAATGATGGGCTTAGCGTTTAATTATGCTAATTCCAATTTATTTTCAGAGGTTAACCCATATGTACGCGGTCATAAAAACCGGAGGCAAACAGTATCGTGTTGCCGAAGGTCAAAAACTCAAGGTAGAACAGATACCTGCAGACATCGGGCAAGAAATCTCGCTGGACCAGGTTCTGTCAGTAGGCGAAGGTGAAACACTCAAAGTGGGTGCTCCTTTGGTCGAAGGCGCTGTGGTTAAAGCTAAAGTTCTTGCACATGGACGTCACGACAAAGTGAAAATTTTCAAAATGCGCCGTCGCAAGCATTACCAGCGGCACCAGGGCCATCGCCAAAATTACACACAGATCGTTATCGAAGCAATCACTGCTTGATCCGTTCGTTAACAGCACAACAGGAGCTTAAACATGGCACAGAAAAAGGGCGGCGGCTCAACCCGCAACGGCCGCGACTCGGAATCCAAACGACTGGGCGTTAAAGCCTTTGGCGGTGAAGTTATTCCAGCCGGTTCAATCATCGTTCGTCAGCGTGGCACACGTTTTCACCCCGGAACCAACGTTGGTATCGGTAAAGACCACACGCTGTACGCACTGGTAGACGGCAGTGTTTCCTTTTCACATAAAGGCGCACTCAATAAGCATACCGTTTCCGTCACAAAGGTAGACTAAGCCTTTCGCGGGATACACCATGCAGTGCCGTTCACTTGTCGCCAGGTGAACGGCATTTTTTATTCCGCAGCACGCTTAGATACCCTCAGGCCTGCGCGTATGAATGATAATAAAGCACTTACACGGCGACGCTATTTATAAAGACCACAGGAATCCATCATGAAATTCGTTGACGAAGCGACGATCGAAGTCATTGCCGGCAAAGGTGGCAATGGGGCGGCGAGTTTTCGTCGCGAAAAATTCATCCCCAAAGGCGGCCCCGATGGCGGCGATGGCGGACGTGGCGGCAGTATTTATGCTGTTGCCGACAGAAACATCAATACCCTGATTGATTTTCGCTATGCCCGCTTGCATCGCGCAAAAAATGGGGAAAACGGTCGCGGCTCAGACCAGTACGGTGCCGCGGCCGCAGATATCACACTGCGCGTCCCGGTAGGCACGGTCATCTATGATGCCGAAACCAATGAACAATTATTTGACCTGAACCATCACCAGATGCAGGTCACGCTAGCCGCCGGTGGTCAGGGCGGCATGGGCAATCTGCACTTCAAGTCCAGTGTCAATCGCGCACCGCGCCAGTTCACCTACGGCAAGGAAGGCGAACAGCGCAAGCTGCGACTGGAACTCAAGGTCCTGGCCGATGTTGGCCTGCTGGGTATGCCCAACGCCGGCAAGTCTACGCTCATCGCGCGGATCTCCAACGCCAAACCCAAGATCGCCGACTATCCATTTACCACCCTGCATCCAAACCTGGGCGTGGTACGTACCTCACCGTCACGCAGCTTTGTCGTTGCCGACATCCCTGGCCTGATCGAAGGCGCATCAGAGGGCGCCGGACTGGGCCATCTGTTCCTGCGCCACCTGTCGCGCACGCGGGTGCTATTGCATCTGGTAGACGTGGTCGGCATGGATCCTGATCAGGATCCGGTCCTGGCTGCCGCAGATAATGTCCGCGCTATTGCAGAGGAACTGCGCAAGTACGATGCCGATCTGTACGCCAAGCCCCGCTGGCTGGTACTGAACAAGCTGGATATGGTCAGCGACCCTCAGGATATACAGCAGCGGTTGTGCCGGGAACTGCAATGGGACGGGCCGGTCTTTGCCATTTCGGCCCTCTCGGGCGACGGCACTCAGGCATTGATCTGGGCGCTGCAGGACTATCTGGATGCAGAAAAAGGCCGCGAGATGACCGAGCAGGATCAGGCGGCAGACACCTACGTGCCTGAAGATCCGCGCTTTGACGCGTCGCGTCACAATCTGAACGACGCCGAATAGGCGCAATTGTGCACCCTACCCTTTTTCGTCTCCTTCTTCCGGACCTTTTGCAACATGAGCGATTTCGTTTCTTCAGTGGCCACGGCAAAACGCATTGTCGTTAAAGTGGGTTCGTCCCTGCTTACCAATGACGGCCAGGGCCTGGACCCGCAAGCCATCGGAGAATGGTCATCGCAAATCGCCGCACTGCGGCGCCAGAACAAGCAAATCATTCTGGTATCCAGTGGCGCCATTGCCGAAGGCATGGCGCGTCTGAAATGGAAAACCCGCCCCAAAGCCATGAGCGAACTGCAGGCCGCCGCTGCGGTCGGCCAGATGGGCCTGATCCAGGCCTACGAATCTGCATTCGCTTCGCACAACATGCGGGCGGCACAAATTCTGCTGACGCATGAAGACCTGGCCGACCGCCTGCGCTACCTGAACGCGCGGACCACCATTTTCAAACTGCTGGAACTGGGCGTCATCCCTATCGTCAATGAGAACGATACCGTGGTCACAGATGAAATCCGTCTGGGAGATAACGATACACTGGGAGCCGTGGTCAGCAATCTGATCGAAGCGGATGCGCTGATCATTCTGACCGACCAGCGTGGACTGTACGACAGCGATCCACGCAACAACCCAGATGCCCGCTTCATTCATCTGGCCACCGCCGGCGACCCGGCATTGCAGAAAATGGCCGGTGGCGCCGGCAGCCATATTGGCACCGGCGGCATGCTCACCAAGGTGCTGGCAGCACAGCGCGCCGCCAGCAGCGGCGCCACGACCATTATCGCCTCCGGACGTGAAGAGCGCGTTCTGGAGCGCCTGGGTCTGGGTGAAGCCATCGGCACCGAATTACGCGCCGCCCCCTCCCTGCGCTCTGCTCGCAAGCAATGGATGGCCGACCATTTGCGTCTGCCCGGCAAGCTGGTGCTGGACGAAGGTGCCTGCAAAGCGCTGATCGACCAGGGCAAAAGCCTGCTGGCGGTTGGTGTAACCGATGTGATCGGTGAGTTTGAACGCGGTGATGTCGTGGCCTGTACCGACAGCCAACATCGCGAAATCGCCCGCGGGCTCACCAACTACTCTGCTGCCGACACCCGCCGCATCATGCGCCACCCGACCAACGAAATTGAAAGCATACTGGGCAATTGCCGCGACGAGGAACTCATTCACCGCAATAATATGGTGCTTGTTCAAACATCGAAGCATACTGCTTCTGCCGAGTCCTGACTATCAATAGCAACTACACTGAGGCATAAGCGACGGCAAAGGGGCAACCAGCCGGGTTGTCCCGCTACAGAACTGATTATCACCGATGCGATATTATGAACACCATATCGCATATTAGATACGAAAAAACTGATCTATTTCTGGCGAGAAACGCTATAAATGCGGCCCCCGTTAGCCGCTTGAAATATAAAGAAAAGAAAATTTTTAATAAAAAAGCGTTAAAAACTGATAATTGTTAAAGCAAAGCGCGGAAACCCGGCTATGATTGACAATTGTTATTTACCACTTGTAACATTTTTGGTCTATCTTCTATGGCTACTCGAAAACATCATGAATCTTTGCCAGACTTGCGCGCGGCAGCAAAACTCGGCACCTTCGCCGAGCGACTGCATTATCTTCGCAAAATTTATCACGGCATGAATCAAAACGAACTGGCGCTGGAACTCGGTGTGTCTCAAAGTACCATCGCCAATTATGAGATGGGTAATCGTAAAGTGAGCCCATCTGCCCAAATTGTCAGCCGCCTGGCGGTATTCTTTGGCGTCAATTCCGACTGGCTGATCAACGGCACATTGCCTATTCTTCCGGAAAAAACCTTTGTTCCCCCGGAAGTTGCTGCCCGGGAAGCGCTGTTCAAACCGCTCACACAGAAGGAAACGGCAGCACTTATTGCTCTTAACGGCAAACAGCGTAAAGAACTCACAGCGCAGATCAAGTCATACCTGAAAAATGTCTGATCAGCGTTGCTGATGCTCCGCAATACTGCAACGAAAAAGCAGTGTGCTATTAAATATTAATATGCACACGGCTTTTACTCTTTTTGTCGGCCTGCATTGCCACCAGCTTGCCGACCTGATCCGGTAAATACCAGGCGCATCCAACATCATGAATGCGTGTGGTCACCGCCCAGGCCGATAGCCATCACACCTGTTAAACCACAACGGCCGCGTCAGGCACCTTGCTGGCATCATGGAAATCGACAGACGGATTCACCACGGGCTTGATAAAACCGGTGCGAATCAGGAAGTCGCCAAACCCTTCCTGCTCCTGGCGCCCGGCAGCCCAATGACCAATCTGCTCATCCAGAATCTCCAGAATCTGTTCTGGCGTGATGTTCTCCTTGTACAGCCTTGGAATGCGGGTACCAATGCGATTGCCACCCAGATGCAGGTTATAGCGTCCTACTGCTTTACCCACCAGCCCTACCTCGGCCAGCATGGCCCGCCCACAACCATTCGGGCAACCGGTTACGCGCGCCACAATAAAGTCGTCCTGCAAGCCGTGACGAGCCATGATGGCATCCAGCTTATCAACAAAGGACGGCAGGAAACGCTCGGCCTCAGCCATCGCCAGCGGACAGGTGGGCAATGCCACGCAAGCCATTGAGTTTTCCCGCTGAACCGTCACGCTGTCGTTGATCAACCCATGGTCGCGCGCCAGCTTTTCTATGGCCTTTTTATCAGATGCCTTTACATTAGCCACGATCAGGTTCTGGTTCGCGGTCAGACGAAAATCACCTTTGTGAATGCGCGCAATTTCACGCAGACCCGTTTTCAGCAGTCGGCCTGGATAGTCCAGCACCCGCCCGTTCTCAATGAACAGCGTCAGGTGCCATTTTTTATCAATGCCATGCACCCAGCCAATTCGGTCGCCTCTATCGGTAAATTCGTAAGGGCGAATGGGTTCGAAAGCAAAGCCCATGCGTTTTTCCACTTCCGCTTTGAATGCGTCCAGGCCAACACGCAAAAGGGTGTAGCGAGTTTTGGCCGCTTTCCGGTTGGTGCGATCACCCAGATCCCGTTGCGCAGTCACGACGGCTGCCGCCGTATCCAGCGTTTTTTCCAAAGGAATGAAACCGAATTCATAAGCTGTCGTGGGAAAGGTCGCGGTATTGCCATGTTCCATGGATAAGCCACCACCGATCAGGACATTGAAGCCAATCAGATTGCCGTCCTGTTCGATCGCAACAAAATTCAGATCGTTGGCATGCAGGTCAACATCATTCTGCGGCGGGATGATCACGGTGGTTTTGAATTTGCGCGGCAAATAACTTTTACCCAGGATCGGCTCCAGGGTGTCGGTATCAGTGCTTTGCACTTTCTCGCCGTCCAGCCAGATCTCGGCATAAGCCTGTGTTTTAGGCAGCAGGTGTTCGGAGATTTTCTTGGCCCATTCCCAGGCTTGCACATGCAACTTAGACTCTACCGGATTAGACGTACACAACACGTTACGATTAACGTCGCCTGCCGTTGCAATCGAATCCAGGCCCAGTTGATGCAGCCATTGGTGTACCGGACGAATATTCTGCTTTAACACGCCGTGATACTGGAAGGTCTGACGGTTGGTAATACGAATGCTGCCGTACATGGTATGACTGGCGGCAAACTCATCAATCCCCAGCCACTGAGCCGGTGTAATCACACCGCCAGGCATCCGGCAGCGCAACATCACATTTTTCAGCGGCTCCAGTTTCTGCTCGACACGTTCAGCCCGAATATCACGATCGTCCTGCTCGTACATACCGTGGAAGCGAATCAGATTGAAGTTATCACCACGGAAGCCACCGGTCAGCGGATCTTTCAGATCTTCCGCAATGGTGCCGCGCAGATATTTGCTATTGCCTTTCTGGCGTTCGTTATCCGACAGTTGACCTGCCGGTGCTTTAATTTCACTCATGATTTTTCCTCAATATACGTCACGCTGATAGCGGTGCGACTCACGCAGCTCGTCAAGATAGGCATCGGCATCATCAACACTGAGCCCGCCTTCGCTGGAGATCACCTCAAGCAAGGCCGCTTCCACGTCTTTGGCCATACGGCTGGCATCGCCACACACATACAGATGGGCTCCCTTCTGCAGCCACTGCCATAGCTGTTTGCCTTCCTGCAGCAATTTATGCTGGACGTAAATTTTTTCCTGCTGATCCCGTGACCAGGCAAAACTGTAGTGCGATAAGCGCTCCGACTTGGCCAGTTGCTGCCATTCAAGCTGGTAGAGAAAATCATCTTTGAAAGACTGGTTACCGAAAATAAGCCAGTTCCCGCCTTCCTGGTCCTCGGCATCACGCTTCTGCAAAAACGCGCGGAACGGCGCAATACCAGTGCCCGCGCCGATCATGATAATCGGCGTTTGTGGATCCTGCGGCAAACGGAAATGTGCGGATGGCTCAATGAAAATCGCCACTTCGTCACCCGCTTCCAGACGACGATTCAGATAGCCGGACGCGCCGCCCTGATACTGGACCGCATCCTGTTCATACTCCACCAATGCCACGGTGATGTGTACTTCGTCACCCACCTCTTCCTGTGCCGAAGCAATGGAATACATACGCGGTGTCAACGGCCGCAGCAAATCGCACAACTGCTGGGCAGTCAGCGTTTGCGATACCCGTCTGAGCACCACGTCGATAGGTGTTTCGGCGATATAGTCCTGCAGAGCCTTGCTGTCGGCCGCCAGATCAAGAAGTGCCTGATCCTGGGTAATCTGCGCATATCCCTTTACAAAGGCCGGCGTATTCTGGGTAATTTCCAGATGATGGATCAAGGCATAGCGAATGCCCAGAGTCTTACCGTCGGTCAGCGTTACATCTTCCGCGCCATCCACGCCGGTTGAAGCCAGAATCGAATCGACCAGCGCCGGGTCATTGCGAAACCAGACACCCAATGCGTCGCCTGGCTGATAACGGATACCAGAGTCACCCAGGTCAAATTCCAGATGCCGCACATCTTTGAGCGAATTGCGGCTGGTGATTTTCTGGTTGGTCAGAATGGTGGCGGTATAGGGTTTCTCACGCGTATAGATCTGTGCGTGCACTTGTGGCTCGTTGACCAGGGCACTGACGCTGGCAGACGCCGCATTTGCCGCCATATTGCGGCTTTCGTGCTCTACCAGCCAGGCGACCGTTTTCTCAACCCATTCGTCTGCCGTGGCCTGGTAATCCAGATCACAGTCCACACGGTCAAACAGTCGCTGTGCGCCCAGCTGCTCCAGACGCGAATCGAAGTCTTTGCCTGCCTGACAAAAATCAGGATACGAGCTGTCACCCAGCCCCAGCACGGCATACTGCAGGGATTTGACCTCTGGCGGTTTCTTGCCGAACAGGGCCTTATGCAACGACAGCGCTTCTTCAGGCGGCTCGCCATCGCCCTGGGTCGAAGCGACAATCAGAACAAGACGCTCGGCAGCAAGCTGACGACTCTTGTAATCGCCCGCACTTTTCAGTACTGATGCAACGCCAGCCGCCTTCAGTTTATCCTGCAGCGACTGTGCCACACGGCGCGCATTACCGGTCTGCGAGGCTGACAATACCAATACAGGACTGGCCTGCTCCTGCGTAGCCTGCGCTGCAGCAACGCCAGCGGGGACCGCGCCAGATGCATCCATCTGCTGGCTGCGCGCCCATAGATAGCCGGACAGCCATGCGGTCTGTAACGGATTCAACCCCGAAAGGTTTTTCTGTAATTCGGATAGCGTATCCGAATTTATCGGTAACCCCGATAGTGGTGGATAACTCATTTGCCTGATTTCCCTGCGCACGGACAATACTCACCCAGTAGTAGAACGGTCGTCAGACCCTCGCCCCGGGCGGCTTGTCACTCATTGTTTACTAATTTTGTGGACGATTTACTTTTTATACGGGTTTCATCCTAGCAACGATTGCGCAACGCAGGAACGACAGATATGTCATTTTTACATTACCTCTATCTATATAAGGCTGCCACGTATGTGATATCTTCTTATTACTGAAAAGTCTAAGCTACAAGCAGATATATATTTTTCCATTATTTGTAAAAACACTACGATTACATCTGTAATAACGATATAACCGCCTTTTTTCACATTTAACTCGTAGTACTATGCAGACCTTCCCCTTATTTGCCGATCTCGCAGAGCGCCCCGTGCTGGTCATTGGCGGTGGCACGGTAGCCGAACGCAAGGCGCATGCCCTGCTGGAGGCCGGCGCGCGCGTTCACCTGGCGGCTCCTGAGCTGACACCGCAACTGAAATTATGGACAGAACAGGGCAAAGTGTTACTGCGCGGCCAGCAGTTTGACTCACGCTGGCTCGATGAAGTGTTCCTGGTCGTAGCCGCCACCGACGACGCAGCAGTCAACCAGACCGTATCGGATGCGGCAGAAGCGGCCAGAAAGCTGGTGAATGTTGTGGATAATCCACAACTGTGTTCGTATATTGTTCCCTCGGTAATCGACCGATCGCCGGTGCAGATTGCCATTAGCAGTAATGGCACCGCACCGGTGCTTATCCGGCAGCTACGCCAGCAACTGGAAACCCTGATTCCCCAGCAGTTCGGTAATATGGCCCGGATTGCCGGCCGCTGGCGGGGCAAGGTCAAACAACAGCTTGACTCGCTTACCGAGAGGCGGCGCTTCTGGGAAACGCTGTTCAGCAGTCGCTTTGCCAGTGCTGCGCAGTCAGGCGACACAGCGGGTGCCGAGGCTTTGCTGCAGGCGCAACTGGCAGGCGGCGTACCACAGCATGGTGAAGTCACGCTGGTAGGCGCCGGCCCCGGCGACCCCGGGTTACTTACTTTGAACGCCTTGCAGGCCATTCAGCAGGCCGATATCGTCTTTCATGACGCGCTTATTTCAGATGAAATTATGACGCTGATCCGCCGCGATGCAGAGCGGGTGCCGGTAGGCAAGCGCGGCGGTCACCATTCGGTGCCACAGGAACAGATCAATGAATTGCTGATCAGCCATGCAAAAAAAGGCCAGCGCGTGGTACGTCTCAAAGGAGGCGATCCGTTTATTTTTGGACGGGGCGGAGAGGAAATGCAAGCGATCACCGCTCACGGAATCCCCTGCAGGGTCATACCGGGCATCACTGCCGCACTGGGTGCCTCTGCCTATGCAGGCATCCCGCTGACCCACCGCGACCATTCACAGTCGGTGCTGTTTGTTACCGGCCATACCTGTCGTGATGAAAATGCCATTGACTGGGACACTCTGGCAAGACCGCGCCAGACCATCGTGGTCTATATGGGTACCGTCAATGCCGCAAGAATTACCCGTGAGCTCACACAGCGCGGTCGCGACGCTGCGACCCCCGTTGCCGTGGTCAGCCATGCCACACGCCCAACACAAAAAGTCCATGCAGGCACACTGGCGGATCTGGATGCGCTGGCCAACCAGGCCGCGGCTCCGGCACTGTTCATCATTGGCGAAGTCGCTACAGTACAGCATGAATCGCTGCTTTCTAACGTAGAAAATATGGATAGCGGTATGAACACAGCCATTGCTAACACAATATGATTTTGGTGCGTTACAGCAAATAATCAAGAAAGCAGCGATGGTAGCCTGTCGCTGCCTGCGCGACCAGAACAATCAATATATAACGTCGTTGCTGGATCCATCGGAATCACTTGTCTGGATCCGCATAAGCTCCTATACTTCCCAGTTCAAGCAGGGGTACTGCGCCGTCGGCGTGGTTGAGAGAGTCCCTTTGTACCAGTACGGATAATGCCGATGCTGGGAGATCATTCGTTTACACGAAGGCTGTCCCGTATTCGGCTCCAATTTCTATTGTTTTGGAGCAAACATGAGTGCAAACCCAAAATTCCTGGCCGCCACGGCACAGGTTGATTCCGCCGCCATTCAGGCACTTCCACAATCACGCAAGATTTATGAACAGGGTTCCCGCCCGGACATTCGCGTGCCCTTTCGGGAAATCAGTCAGGATGACACGCCCACGCTTTTTGGTGGCGAGTCCAATCCGCCCCTGACCGTGTACGACGCCAGCGGCCCGTATACGGATCCAACGGTGCAGATTGATATCCGTAAGGGCCTGCCCGAGCTGCGCCGCGCCTGGATAGATGAACGACAGGATACCGAAGTGCTGGCCGGCCCCAGCAGCGTGTATGGGCAGGAACGCCTTGCCGATCCGGCGCTCACCGCCATGCGCTTCGAGCTGCAGCGCCCGCCCCGGCGTGCGCTGTCCGGTCGTAACGTAAGCCAAATGCACTACGCGCGCAAAGGCATTATCACGCCTGAAATGGAATTTGTGGCCATCCGCGAAAACATGCGGATTGAACAATACATCGAAAGCGTCCGCCAAAGCGGGCCGGATGGTGCCAAGCTGGCCGCACGCATTCTGCGCCAGCACCCCGGACAGTCTTTTGGCGCTTCCATTCCGAAAAAAATCACCCCTGAATTTGTGCGCGACGAAATCGCCCGCGGACGTGCCATCATTCCTGCCAATATCAATCACCCGGAAATTGAACCGATGGCCATTGGCCGCAACTTCCTGGTCAAGATCAATGCCAACATCGGCAACTCGGCCCTGGGCTCCAGCATTAACGAGGAAGTTGAAAAAATGACCTGGGCCATCCGCTGGGGTGGCGATACGGTTATGGATTTGTCCACCGGCA of the Advenella mimigardefordensis DPN7 genome contains:
- the cysI gene encoding assimilatory sulfite reductase (NADPH) hemoprotein subunit; this encodes MSEIKAPAGQLSDNERQKGNSKYLRGTIAEDLKDPLTGGFRGDNFNLIRFHGMYEQDDRDIRAERVEQKLEPLKNVMLRCRMPGGVITPAQWLGIDEFAASHTMYGSIRITNRQTFQYHGVLKQNIRPVHQWLHQLGLDSIATAGDVNRNVLCTSNPVESKLHVQAWEWAKKISEHLLPKTQAYAEIWLDGEKVQSTDTDTLEPILGKSYLPRKFKTTVIIPPQNDVDLHANDLNFVAIEQDGNLIGFNVLIGGGLSMEHGNTATFPTTAYEFGFIPLEKTLDTAAAVVTAQRDLGDRTNRKAAKTRYTLLRVGLDAFKAEVEKRMGFAFEPIRPYEFTDRGDRIGWVHGIDKKWHLTLFIENGRVLDYPGRLLKTGLREIARIHKGDFRLTANQNLIVANVKASDKKAIEKLARDHGLINDSVTVQRENSMACVALPTCPLAMAEAERFLPSFVDKLDAIMARHGLQDDFIVARVTGCPNGCGRAMLAEVGLVGKAVGRYNLHLGGNRIGTRIPRLYKENITPEQILEILDEQIGHWAAGRQEQEGFGDFLIRTGFIKPVVNPSVDFHDASKVPDAAVVV
- the proB gene encoding glutamate 5-kinase: MSDFVSSVATAKRIVVKVGSSLLTNDGQGLDPQAIGEWSSQIAALRRQNKQIILVSSGAIAEGMARLKWKTRPKAMSELQAAAAVGQMGLIQAYESAFASHNMRAAQILLTHEDLADRLRYLNARTTIFKLLELGVIPIVNENDTVVTDEIRLGDNDTLGAVVSNLIEADALIILTDQRGLYDSDPRNNPDARFIHLATAGDPALQKMAGGAGSHIGTGGMLTKVLAAQRAASSGATTIIASGREERVLERLGLGEAIGTELRAAPSLRSARKQWMADHLRLPGKLVLDEGACKALIDQGKSLLAVGVTDVIGEFERGDVVACTDSQHREIARGLTNYSAADTRRIMRHPTNEIESILGNCRDEELIHRNNMVLVQTSKHTASAES
- the rplU gene encoding 50S ribosomal protein L21 produces the protein MYAVIKTGGKQYRVAEGQKLKVEQIPADIGQEISLDQVLSVGEGETLKVGAPLVEGAVVKAKVLAHGRHDKVKIFKMRRRKHYQRHQGHRQNYTQIVIEAITA
- the rpmA gene encoding 50S ribosomal protein L27 translates to MAQKKGGGSTRNGRDSESKRLGVKAFGGEVIPAGSIIVRQRGTRFHPGTNVGIGKDHTLYALVDGSVSFSHKGALNKHTVSVTKVD
- a CDS encoding DUF1853 family protein; this translates as MSTSASTQTIVPDTTPGPGQSSQAWHDLHWLIDSPDLLAPATDLPLARWPALAQQEIHQWLAQEGHTPQTLTHDFHTRFRRLGLYAEALLHAALQHADSIELLAHHSPIHINTNRARSATRQTIGELDYIWRDRSNQQVWHWELAVKFYLYVPQAHGLLDADRFVGLQQRDTLARKTAKMRDQQLPLSAMPEVTQQLGLHVNHVAAYVKGWLFYPIQSGRCDDYVLAAAPAQAMLNPRHLRGWWLRYADFVTHLEQDTAPGKLRWRVLSRMQWLSPQQADVAQTLDATALLAYLQSWFCPKTTAHGPGPGLLVVALAPVDSTVPAISPDASATDVAERASAAAASETRQAPPAPSGQTYAEVHRGFVVPNAWVGTLL
- the obgE gene encoding GTPase ObgE, with translation MKFVDEATIEVIAGKGGNGAASFRREKFIPKGGPDGGDGGRGGSIYAVADRNINTLIDFRYARLHRAKNGENGRGSDQYGAAAADITLRVPVGTVIYDAETNEQLFDLNHHQMQVTLAAGGQGGMGNLHFKSSVNRAPRQFTYGKEGEQRKLRLELKVLADVGLLGMPNAGKSTLIARISNAKPKIADYPFTTLHPNLGVVRTSPSRSFVVADIPGLIEGASEGAGLGHLFLRHLSRTRVLLHLVDVVGMDPDQDPVLAAADNVRAIAEELRKYDADLYAKPRWLVLNKLDMVSDPQDIQQRLCRELQWDGPVFAISALSGDGTQALIWALQDYLDAEKGREMTEQDQAADTYVPEDPRFDASRHNLNDAE
- a CDS encoding assimilatory sulfite reductase (NADPH) flavoprotein subunit, with product MSYPPLSGLPINSDTLSELQKNLSGLNPLQTAWLSGYLWARSQQMDASGAVPAGVAAAQATQEQASPVLVLSASQTGNARRVAQSLQDKLKAAGVASVLKSAGDYKSRQLAAERLVLIVASTQGDGEPPEEALSLHKALFGKKPPEVKSLQYAVLGLGDSSYPDFCQAGKDFDSRLEQLGAQRLFDRVDCDLDYQATADEWVEKTVAWLVEHESRNMAANAASASVSALVNEPQVHAQIYTREKPYTATILTNQKITSRNSLKDVRHLEFDLGDSGIRYQPGDALGVWFRNDPALVDSILASTGVDGAEDVTLTDGKTLGIRYALIHHLEITQNTPAFVKGYAQITQDQALLDLAADSKALQDYIAETPIDVVLRRVSQTLTAQQLCDLLRPLTPRMYSIASAQEEVGDEVHITVALVEYEQDAVQYQGGASGYLNRRLEAGDEVAIFIEPSAHFRLPQDPQTPIIMIGAGTGIAPFRAFLQKRDAEDQEGGNWLIFGNQSFKDDFLYQLEWQQLAKSERLSHYSFAWSRDQQEKIYVQHKLLQEGKQLWQWLQKGAHLYVCGDASRMAKDVEAALLEVISSEGGLSVDDADAYLDELRESHRYQRDVY
- a CDS encoding helix-turn-helix domain-containing protein, with the protein product MLFTTCNIFGLSSMATRKHHESLPDLRAAAKLGTFAERLHYLRKIYHGMNQNELALELGVSQSTIANYEMGNRKVSPSAQIVSRLAVFFGVNSDWLINGTLPILPEKTFVPPEVAAREALFKPLTQKETAALIALNGKQRKELTAQIKSYLKNV
- the cysG gene encoding siroheme synthase CysG, whose product is MQTFPLFADLAERPVLVIGGGTVAERKAHALLEAGARVHLAAPELTPQLKLWTEQGKVLLRGQQFDSRWLDEVFLVVAATDDAAVNQTVSDAAEAARKLVNVVDNPQLCSYIVPSVIDRSPVQIAISSNGTAPVLIRQLRQQLETLIPQQFGNMARIAGRWRGKVKQQLDSLTERRRFWETLFSSRFASAAQSGDTAGAEALLQAQLAGGVPQHGEVTLVGAGPGDPGLLTLNALQAIQQADIVFHDALISDEIMTLIRRDAERVPVGKRGGHHSVPQEQINELLISHAKKGQRVVRLKGGDPFIFGRGGEEMQAITAHGIPCRVIPGITAALGASAYAGIPLTHRDHSQSVLFVTGHTCRDENAIDWDTLARPRQTIVVYMGTVNAARITRELTQRGRDAATPVAVVSHATRPTQKVHAGTLADLDALANQAAAPALFIIGEVATVQHESLLSNVENMDSGMNTAIANTI